In one Silene latifolia isolate original U9 population chromosome 10, ASM4854445v1, whole genome shotgun sequence genomic region, the following are encoded:
- the LOC141607320 gene encoding uncharacterized protein LOC141607320 yields the protein MSHFPYYGIIRNKAHGRIWLYYNIATVAISNVILHEQLIHCDVWFKATNQAIALTCVYGLNDPTTRVALWDKLTEISQTTSAWAVMGDFNFVRSLSEREAPNPPATQDILAFNACLAKCYLDDMHRMGSEFTWSNKQGSDTRTWARLDRVLVNPAWLTMFPASYALSMPPGPSGHSPLIMSLAPASPIKRRLSFLNAWQDHPNYQELIQKRVQALRGQLEDCQTELQTNLFSPLLIEKEKQLAGQYAKLCKTEVDYFGRPRYGIDNVNAAAFVDYYTSLLGRKINVTPISDIVFSSGPGVLEKAGIKLIAPVTREEIRKALFSISPNKGPGQDGFSSGFFKKDWDTVRDTFCAAVEEFFRKGRLVRKVNTTLLALIPKKAVPLAVQDFRPIACCSVVYKTISKILAS from the exons ATGTCTCATTTTCCTTACTATGGTATTATCAGAAATAAAGCACATGGTAGGATTTGGCTGTATTATAATATTGCTACTGTTGCTATTAGTAATGTAATCCTCCATGAACAACTTATCCACTGTGATGTCTGGTTCAAGGCTACTAATCAAGCCATTGCTCTAACTTGTGTATATGGTTTGAATGACCCTACAACAAGGGTAGCTCTATGGGATAAGCTTACTGAGATCTCACAAACTACCTCTGCCTGGGCTGTAATGGGAGATTTCAATTTTGTTAGAAGCTTGAGTGAACGGGAGGCCCCTAATCCTCCAGCTACTCAGGATATCCTGGCTTTCAATGCTTGTTTGGCTAAATGCTATTTAGACGACATGCATAGAATGGGATCTGAATTTACTTGGTCCAATAAGCAGGGGTCAGACACAAGAACCTGGGCTAGATTAGATAGAGTCTTGGTAAACCCTGCTTGGCTTACCATGTTCCCTGCTTCATATGCTCTAAGTATGCCCCCTGGCCCTTCTGGTCATTCTCCTTTGATAATGTCTCTGGCTCCTGCTAGTCCTATTAAAAGGAGATTGAGCTTTTTGAATGCTTGGCAAGATCATCCTAATTACCAGGAACTTATCCAAA AAAGGGTTCAGGCTCTCAGAGGGCAACTGGAGGATTGTCAGACTGAGCTACAAACTAATTTATTTTCTCCTCTTCTGATTGAAAAAGAGAAACAGCTAGCTGGTCAATATGCTAAACTTTGTAAGACTGAAGTGGATTATTTCGGAAGGCCAAG ATATGGAATTGATAATGTTAATGCTGCTGCATTTGTGGATTACTATACTAGTCTTTTGGGGAGGAAAATTAATGTTACACCCATAAGTGACATAGTTTTCTCTTCTGGCCCTGGGGTTTTAGAAAAGGCGGGGATTAAGCTCATTGCTCCAGTAACAAGAGAAGAGATTAGGAAAGCTTTGTTTAGCATTTCTCCTAATAAGGGCCCTGGTCAGGATGGTTTTTCATCTGGTTTTTTCAAGAAAGACTGGGATACTGTTAGGGATACTTTTTGTGCTGCTGTGGAGGAGTTCTTTAGAAAAGGAAGACTGGTGAGAAAAGTTAACACCACTCTTCTTGCCCTTATTCCTAAGAAGGCAGTGCCTCTTGCAGTTCAGGACTTTCGACCTATAGCTTGTTGCTCTGTTGTCTACAAGACCATCAGTAAGATACTAGCTAGCTAA